In Aedes albopictus strain Foshan chromosome 3, AalbF5, whole genome shotgun sequence, the following are encoded in one genomic region:
- the LOC134291359 gene encoding uncharacterized protein DDB_G0284459-like: SFICFCPLAFNDARAHKMERANYLNSLRSLSPASYNPEPQTHNDGQEAIHDANHSRDRSRRAARGFDSHHSDGRNGDNWRDRSRNNGNWRDRSREASNWRDRPRENRNGFLLEGGTGGNWRDGDYRDNGRYNRDDRQRNRSRENHRSYGRYDNHHRDVWRSNGGEGRSSGYVPRNGEPHHNRYKWSRKANDETINGASNNSTQNST, encoded by the coding sequence TCATTTATTTGCTTCTGTCCACTAGCGTTCAACGATGCTCGAGCGCATAAAATGGAGCGGGCCAACTACCTGAACAGTTTACGAAGCTTATCACCTGCAAGCTACAACCCTGAGCCTCAAACACACAACGATGGACAGGAAGCGATACACGACGCAAATCATTCTCGGGACAGAAGCCGAAGAGCTGCCAGAGGCTTCGATAGTCATCATTCTGATGGCAGGAATGGCGACAACTGGCGGGATCGATCGCGAAACAATGGCAACTGGCGGGATCGATCGCGGGAAGCTAGCAATTGGCGGGATCGACCACGAGAGAATCGTAATGGGTTCCTTCTTGAAGGTGGTACTGGTGGCAACTGGAGGGACGGAGACTATCGTGACAATGGGCGCTACAACAGAGATGACCGGCAGCGTAATCGTTCGCGTGAGAACCACAGAAGTTACGGCCGTTATGATAATCACCATCGGGATGTTTGGAGAAGTAATGGCGGCGAAGGGCGCTCATCTGGTTATGTCCCGAGGAACGGGGAACCTCATCACAACAGATACAAATGGTCTCGTAAGGCCAACGATGAGACGATAAACGGTGCAAGTAACAACAGTACTCAAAATAGTACCTGA